TCAGCAACTACGGCTGACGAGGGGTGACACGCAAAGTTTTTTCCTACCTGGGCGCTGCTATTCGCGATACCGCTTTCTAGGAATAACAACGGTGTCTGAATGGCGCCGGCGGCGCACACTACAATAGCCGCGTTCACCTTTATATCGGCCACAACAGCACCACTAGCGTCGCTAGTACGTGCCGACACGCCTTTAGCCACGCCTGCTTCCGTGTGGATTTTAGTAACTTTGGTGTCAGCGTAGAGGCTAGCACCCAGCTCTAAGGCCCACGGAATATATGTAACGAGCATTGATTGTTTGCGATCGGTTTTACAACCAGCCAGACAATGACCAGTCATCGCACAGGCCCGAGTATTGCGGTGCAAGCGCTTCCAAGAAATTCCCAGCTTATCGCAGCCGCGTATCTGTATGCGGCTATTGGCATTAATCTCGTAGTCTTGATTTTCGTGCACGGAGAGATTCTTTTCTACTTCTTCATAGTAGGGGCGTAAGGCTTCCATTGTGAGATTGTTAAGCCCAAACTCCTGCTGCCACTGCTCTAACACGAAATCTGGTGTGCGAAACGTCACACAGCCGTTCACCACCGTTGAACCACCTACGCACCGCCCTTGGAGGACACCTAGATCGCCATCTTTATTAGTTTGTGCGCCGCCATCCTCGTACAGAAGCTCCATCATATCAGGCAGTTCTTCGTTGAACTCGCTTGAGGGCACATAAGGTCCCGCCTCAAGAATCACCACGCTCATACCGGCCTTAGCGAGCTTATAGGCCATTACCGCACCACCCGCACCAGAGCCAATAACCACCGCGTCAGCATCTAATACGATCTTTCTATCTTTAATATCCTTAGCTTGAATAATATTTAGCATTCACAATTCCACTATTTTTATCGTTTGCATATCTGGTTTACTAAACTGGAATGGGTGCATTTCCAAGCGAGGGTAGATTCCAGCGATCGGAGACAGGGCCCTCATACTCCAAGGGCAGCCATGTTCTCTCGTCACGCCAGTAGGCTAAATAGATAAATTTCTTAAGCACCGTGGCTATAGCGCGCTGCATAGACAGGCCGTTTTGCCAATCGTCAATATATGAGCGTGCATCTTGTGCATCGAGTTTTGAAAACTGGGTAAAATGGCGGCTAAATACTGCAGAACCATAATTAAATAGCTTTAAAGCCACTTTAAGATCAGCTTGTGTCTTCGGATTCATCTCGCCGATCATAGTATCGACGTTGTTGATGATGGGGATAGATGAAGCTGCAACCATCGGGGTTCCCTCGGTAGGTAGCAAGGCTTCTATAAGCTTCTCGAGTACAGTTATCTCGGACGATCCAAGATACTCAATACCTGCGGGCGCAACACGAACTTCTGAACTACAGCCCGTCAGGCCAAATGTCATAAGCCCAGCGCCCACTGTTAAGCCAGACACCAAAAAACTCCGGCGACTAAAAGGCCGAAGCGAGCGCTCCACATCATGACTAAAGCTAGTCTTATTAGTCATCTCACAACCTTGGAATAGATTTTTAAGCTCAACTGGCTATTATTACTAACAATATCGACGCTTATCTTCGTCATACTTATGCCTTATTGTTATTAGAGTAAAAGCCGGATAAATCCGGCTTAACTAGGGTTCTCACAGTCAAAGAGATACCAAGACCCTCGCTTATGAGCAGGGGCTACTAGCGAGTAAACTTTTTGGCGTTGGCGTTATCGTGAGACCTAAAATTGACTTCAGTTTCACTGTCTTTAATCCGCATAAGCTTTTTATAGCCATGAACGAAGGTGCCGTCATGATGAAAGCGATCACTCCAAACATTATTCGGCTTATACTTGCCACGAATATCATTAAACGTTGCCCAAGCCGTCAGCGCCGCCGGTAAGTGACGGGTTACGATGTTCGGTTTTTTAATGTATTTCACTTCCGTAGACAGCTCCTCTCCCGCCATTTTCCAAAGAAAGCTGCCAACGAAATCCTGAAATATAAAATTAACCATCGGTGCTTGCCATGCGGGTGATCGCTCGGTAATAGACTCCTTAATGCCGACAAAAAACGCTTTATTAAGCTCATCGCTAAAGACTGAGGGCTTGCCTTGAGTCGCAATATAGTGATCCAGCAAATACAAGCTTTCCTCGATATTCATCGGAATGCCATTTTCGTGACCACCCATCAAATAAACCACGTAGCGCCACAGCATATCCACGGATTCCATTTGGTCTTCGCTAACCGATCCGCCATATCGCTGCAATACCAGCAAGCTCAATATGC
This portion of the Zhongshania sp. R06B22 genome encodes:
- a CDS encoding GMC family oxidoreductase N-terminal domain-containing protein, whose translation is MLNIIQAKDIKDRKIVLDADAVVIGSGAGGAVMAYKLAKAGMSVVILEAGPYVPSSEFNEELPDMMELLYEDGGAQTNKDGDLGVLQGRCVGGSTVVNGCVTFRTPDFVLEQWQQEFGLNNLTMEALRPYYEEVEKNLSVHENQDYEINANSRIQIRGCDKLGISWKRLHRNTRACAMTGHCLAGCKTDRKQSMLVTYIPWALELGASLYADTKVTKIHTEAGVAKGVSARTSDASGAVVADIKVNAAIVVCAAGAIQTPLLFLESGIANSSAQVGKNFACHPSSAVVAEFEEDIHPWRGALLGSYVDEYMHPDKGGFILEGGGSGPIEMALSTEPGTGAAHLDFMSKIKNYATMVTLIHDHNVGHIRLNAGKKEINYAIADIDFPTMKKALSAAAKIFFAAGAKRVYLPTVSRTVLESESDLGPALDKLENEVHTLRMVSYHPQGTMRMGADKSAAVVSPNGETHDIKNLYVADASLFPSSIIVNPQITVYALSAYIADGITHDRATTLA